In Gloeocapsa sp. DLM2.Bin57, the following proteins share a genomic window:
- a CDS encoding Nif11 family protein: protein MSKENVRQFLSEAAGNQEIKEKLQNVNNQHELADLAQSQGYEFAPEHVDAVITELKAKPGFFGKLVEAALDIFSPTHDDYPNVGVEPFTGDPNRSH, encoded by the coding sequence ATGTCTAAGGAAAATGTCCGCCAATTTTTAAGTGAAGCTGCAGGTAACCAAGAGATTAAAGAAAAATTACAAAACGTCAATAATCAACATGAGTTAGCTGATTTAGCTCAATCCCAAGGCTATGAATTTGCTCCAGAACACGTAGATGCGGTGATTACTGAATTGAAAGCAAAACCTGGCTTCTTTGGTAAATTAGTCGAAGCTGCATTAGATATTTTTAGTCCTACCCATGATGATTATCCTAATGTAGGAGTAGAACCCTTTACAGGAGATCCTAATCGTAGCCATTGA